AGGGTGATGAATCTGATGTGCTTAGAAAAATAAGAGTAGGTCAGTTACATGGAGGGATCTTTACGGGGAAAACTCTTGGAGATATTAATGGTGATGTCAGAGTAATGGAACTTCCTTTTACCTTTTTTGAAAAAAGAGAAAAGGCGTTAAAGATTTTAGAGAATATGGCACCATTCTTTAATGAGAAATTCGAAAAGAATGAATTTAAGAATTTAGGCTTCTTTGAAATTGGAAATGTTTACTTTGTTTCTCAGCAAAAAACTGACTCACTTAAGTCAATGATGGGAGTGAAGATTTGGTCATGGGAAGGAGACAAGCTTGTTTCTACAATGATTGAGAGCATGAAATTTGTTTCTGTACCACTTCCTCTTCCAGATGTACTTTCTTCTTTATCTACAGGAATTATTGAAGCTGCCTATGCACCACCTCTTGGGATCATTTCCTTACAGTGGAATACTAAAGTTAAATATGTAATTGATCTTCCAATATCATTTTCAGTAGGAGCTTTCCTTGTTAACTCTAAACAATGGAATAAGATCTCAGCTGAGCACCAAAAAATTATTAATGAAATCTCTAGCAAGTATGTAGGAGAGGTTAATAAAGGTAATGATAAAGATAATCAAGAAGCTATTGCTTCAATGAAGGCGCAGGGAATTCAATTTCTAAAATTTGCTCCAGAAGATATGAAGAAGACAAAAGCATTAAGAGATGACGTAATTAAGAAACTAAAGGGTGATCTCTTTTCAGCAGAAGCACTTAAAAGGTTAGAGAGTCAGTTATAATGAAAGTTTTAGGAACGCTAGATCAATTTTTAGAAAAATTTGCGCGCTATGGACTCGTTTTTAGCGTTTTAACAATGCTTATTTTAAGTGTGTTAACGATCGTTTTGAGATGGTTCGATACAACGATCCATTGGGTTGAACCATTCGTTAGACACTTGGTTTTCTTAAGTACATTTCTGGGTGGTGTTCTCGCTACAGGTAGGGGAGAGCATATCGGAATTGATATTGTTAGTAAGTGGCTTGAGGCCAGACACTTAGATAAGGCACAAGCAATAATCAAGAGGATCATTTCTCTTGCATCATGCTTAACTTTGTTATGGATGATTAAAGCCTCTTATGACTTTTTTCTAGTGGAACTTAAATATGGAAAAGAAGTCTTTTGGGGAATCAAAAGTGGGTATTTAGTCGCCATCATTCCTTTTGGATTTTCTCTAATTGCTTATAGATTCTTCTATAGTTTCATAAGCTCTTTTGGGGGGGATGAGTAATGATTGAGATCTTATCTTTTGTTGGTATTCTCGTACTTGCTTCAATAGGTGTTCCACTATTTGTTATTATGGCCTTAGCGGCCCTTGTTGCATTTAGCTTCACTGACGTTGCGACTTCTGCAGTTGCTGTTGAAATTTACAGAATATCAAGTGCTCCTACTCTTTTAACAATACCACTATTTACCTTTGCTGGTTATATAATGGCAGAATCAAAGTCTCCACAAAGACTTCTAAGGTTTGCTGAGGCGGCCCTCGGATGGATGCCTGGTGGAATTGCAATTGTTAGTTTAGTTATTTGTGCTTTTTTTACTGCCTTTACAGGTGCTAGTGGTGTTACCATCATTGCACTTGGTGGTCTATTATATCCAATATTAAAAAATGAAGGATATACAGAGAAGTTTAGCTTAGGACTTATTACAACTTCAGGTTCACTTGGATTACTCTTTCCGCCATCTCTTCCAATTATTCTTTATGGACTTGTTGCGAAAGTAGATATTGATAAATTATTCTTAGCTGGAATTATTCCAGGAATCTTACTTATTGTAATTCTCTCTTTTTGGTCAATTAAAAATGGAACTTTTGCTGCAAGTAAAAAGACATTTGATGCAAAAGAAGTGATGGAAGCATTTAAAGGTTGTTTCTTTGAAGCCATTTTACCAGTAGGTGTTCTGGTTGGAATTTATGGTGGATTTACGACGGCAACAGAAGCAGCTGCAATGACAGCCTTTTATATACTTATCGTTGAGTGTTTTATCTATAAAGATTTAGATATTTTTAAAGATATACCAAGAGTTGTCGCCGATAGTATGAGTCTAGTTGGTGGTATTTTACTTATTCTTTGTTGTGCTCTTGGATTAACTAACTACTTAGTTGATGAAGAAGTTCCGATGAAGATTCTAGATTTTATGAGAACCTTCTTAACGAATAAGTATTCATTCCTATTATTTTTAAATATTTTCTTACTGATTGTAGGAAGTTTAA
The window above is part of the Halobacteriovorax sp. HLS genome. Proteins encoded here:
- a CDS encoding TRAP transporter large permease → MIEILSFVGILVLASIGVPLFVIMALAALVAFSFTDVATSAVAVEIYRISSAPTLLTIPLFTFAGYIMAESKSPQRLLRFAEAALGWMPGGIAIVSLVICAFFTAFTGASGVTIIALGGLLYPILKNEGYTEKFSLGLITTSGSLGLLFPPSLPIILYGLVAKVDIDKLFLAGIIPGILLIVILSFWSIKNGTFAASKKTFDAKEVMEAFKGCFFEAILPVGVLVGIYGGFTTATEAAAMTAFYILIVECFIYKDLDIFKDIPRVVADSMSLVGGILLILCCALGLTNYLVDEEVPMKILDFMRTFLTNKYSFLLFLNIFLLIVGSLMDIFSAIIVVVPLIVPIAEEFGVHPVHLAIIFLTNLEIGYITPPVGINLFISSFRFNKPVTELYKASFPFLLLLLVALIIITYVPDLSLMLIGE
- a CDS encoding TRAP transporter small permease, whose product is MKVLGTLDQFLEKFARYGLVFSVLTMLILSVLTIVLRWFDTTIHWVEPFVRHLVFLSTFLGGVLATGRGEHIGIDIVSKWLEARHLDKAQAIIKRIISLASCLTLLWMIKASYDFFLVELKYGKEVFWGIKSGYLVAIIPFGFSLIAYRFFYSFISSFGGDE
- the dctP gene encoding TRAP transporter substrate-binding protein DctP, which encodes MKKTISTLALSVLLTFNAHALTVKVGVLAPEGTNWSNNLKKMAKEIREKTNKKVKIKFYFGGSQGDESDVLRKIRVGQLHGGIFTGKTLGDINGDVRVMELPFTFFEKREKALKILENMAPFFNEKFEKNEFKNLGFFEIGNVYFVSQQKTDSLKSMMGVKIWSWEGDKLVSTMIESMKFVSVPLPLPDVLSSLSTGIIEAAYAPPLGIISLQWNTKVKYVIDLPISFSVGAFLVNSKQWNKISAEHQKIINEISSKYVGEVNKGNDKDNQEAIASMKAQGIQFLKFAPEDMKKTKALRDDVIKKLKGDLFSAEALKRLESQL